One Fusarium falciforme chromosome 1, complete sequence genomic window carries:
- a CDS encoding TauD domain-containing protein: protein MASSIAGPIIGLAPVVGPSFAAAGCANRVADAPAGLPEGWPRILDEAMAWTGNQFADELDYIHTLSESDLQEAENALRVFKALGLDGDLVSRDNFPLPTLGPRLDEIRRDVHDGKGFGVIRGLDPHKYSIEDLTVMYLGIQSYIANRHGRQDRKGNMLVHIVADNSSKLKAGHHRHSTSPIEAGDVVSWLTRSTAASGGKCIIASAYTVYNVLAASRPDMIRTLARSDWPFAIPRFQCRPVLFHHEGRVIMNFGRVALTGNAVHPRPANLPTVTPRQMEALDAIEAIAKAAQLEISTQAGDIHFINNLAVLHRREGFVNGEAPRERRHLVRMRLRDDDLGWELPADLRQEWSAAFNQKAPKIWHLEPMPDGFFPLRSQAN, encoded by the exons ATGGCATCTTCCATAGCCGGGCCCATCATTGGCCTAGCCCCAGTAGTTGGGCCATCTTTTGCGGCCGCTGGCTGTGCGAATCGCGTGGCAGACGCGCCAGCAGGACTCCCCGAAGGGTGGCCACGGATTCTCGATGAAGCCATGGCTTGGACTGGCAATCAATTCGCGGATGAGTTGGACTACATCCACACTCTGAGTGAGTCGGATCTGCAGGAAGCTGAAAATGCTCTGCGGGTCTTTAAAG CGCTGGGCCTGGACGGAGATCTCGTCTCTCGAGACAACTTTCCCCTTCCCACCCTCGGCCCACGACTGGACGAAATTCGCCGAGATGTCCATGATGGCAAGGGTTTTGGCGTTATCCGCGGCCTGGATCCACACAAGTACTCAATCGAGGATCTGACGGTCATGTACCTTGGCATTCAGTCGTACATTGCGAATCGCCATGGTCGACAGGACCGAAAAGGCAACATGCTAG TTCATATCGTCGCCGACAACTcgtccaagctcaaggctggTCACCATCGTCATTCTACATCTCCCATT GAAGCCGGCGACGTTGTCAGCTGGCTCACCCGAAGCACCGCGGCGTCGGGAGGCAAATGCATCATTGCTTCGGCCTACACCGTCTACAACGTCCTGGCAGCCAGCCGCCCCGACATGATTCGCACTCTGGCCCGATCTGACTGGCCGTTTGCCAT CCCCCGTTTTCAGTGCAGACCGGTCCTCTTCCATCACGAGGGAAGAGTCATTATGAACTTTGGCAGAGTGGCGCTCACGGGAAATGCCGTCCACCCACGCCCGGCGAACCTCCCGACCGTTACGCCACGACAGATGGAAGCCCTCGACGCCATCGAGGCTATCGCCAAGGCAGCCCAGCTCGAGATCAGCACCCAGGCCGGCGACATTcacttcatcaacaacctgGCTGTCCTACACCGACGGGAAGGGTTTGTCAACGGTGAGGCGCCCCGGGAGCGTCGACACCTGGTGCGCATGAGGCTTCGGGATGATGACCTTGGTTGGGAGCTTCCCGCCGATCTGAGACAGGAGTGGTCTGCCGCCTTCAACCAAAAGGCTCCCAAGATCTGGCATCTTGAGCCCATGCCCGACGGTTTCTTTCCGCTCCGGTCTCAGGCCAATTGA